The Mucilaginibacter gracilis genomic interval AGCCGAAGAAAGAATAGAATTAACCCGAACCAGTGAGGAATTGGCTGCGCTCGTTGGCGAGCTGAATGAAAAACGATATCGTTATTGGGTGACTTATCGGGGGCAATTGTTTGACTATGCATCAAATTCGCATTATTGGAGCGAACCGCGTATTGAGCAATTTTATTTTAATACTTTATGTGAGATAGATGCAATTACTATTGATTCTTCGTCGAGGGCTGGATTCAGTTCGTTGATTGATGAAATTAGCAATACACTTTACATCGTTCGATTTAATCAATTTGAAATATTGAATATTAAACTTATTCGGATTTAGCACCCAATCAATTGCCTGTTAATGTAGGATGATGTAAATGGCACCAAAAATCGTAAATCAGACAACTTGTTCGCGAGAGGGATAGCAGCGGCATGTGTGACTTGTTGTCCGTGAGTAAAGTAAGCGGACATTACAAAAATGTTCTTTGTAATAACTGATTATCTGGTGAATGGGAACACCATTCCATCTATTTGAACAGATGAAAACACTTTCCTCATTTATACAGGTGGCAACTGTATAGGTGCAGCAGGGAAGAAAGCAAGTACGAGTGGAATCTGACACTCAATCCTTTGCGAGTGTAGAGGTATGCGTAGGCAACGAACCTATGTTTGAATCATCGTCACTGTCAACAAGCCTACTCAGATTATTCAACTACGGTTGTAAGGCTTGCCCAAAATGGGAGCGATTACAGGATTGATGGTTATGTCGTCCATCAATCGTTCAAACAATTGTAATCCGGTGAAGAATAGGACGCTAACCCTTAGTCAATTAAGACCATACAGATAATCGGAACAAGGTAATCTTATTAAGGCTCTGCAGTAGCAGAGGGAAGCCATCCTTATGCCTTAATAAGAAGAGATTGGGTAAAAAGCAAATGCCTTTGGGAAAGCCAAAGGATAGGCAGACGTACCCACGACGTTAATGATAGATTTAGTAAGTAGCAACTTAAGACGATGAACACGGCAATACGACCGATGTATGAATGGAACACAATTAACTGGACGAAGGTTCAGCGTAATGTTTTCAAGCTGCAAAAACGGATTTATCAGGCAAGCATGCGCGGAGATATAATATCTATGCGCAAACTACAAAAACTGTTATTGAAATCTAATGCCGCCAAGCTATTGGCGGTTAGGAAAGTAACACAGGACAATCAAGGCAAGAAAACAGCGGGTGTTGATGGTGTAAGAAAACTAACGCCGGTGCAGCGAATGAAACTTAGCAACCAAGACTTATTGGAAGCAAAGGTTAAACCAACTCGCCGAATATGGATTCCGAAACCAAACAGCGATGAAAAACGCCCTTTGGGCATACCCGTTATGAAAGACCGTGCTGCACAGGCATTGGTTAAATTAGCCCTTGAATCCGAATGGGAAGCGAGGTTTGAACCCAATAGTTATGGGTTTAGGCCTGGTCGCTCAGTCCATGATGCTATTGAAGCAATCTTTTTATCAATCAAAAGTAAGCCTAAGTATGTATTAGATGCCGATATCGAGAAATGCTTTGATAAAATCAGTCATGAAAAACTGTTAACAAAGTTAAATACCATTCCCAGCCTAAGAAGATTGATTAGGGCTTGGTTAAAAGCCGGGGTGTTAGAGGATGATGTATTTAACCAGACTGAACAAGGCACGCCGCAAGGCGGTGTGATTTCTCCATTGTTGGCTAACATTGCTTTACACGGCATGGAACAAATCGTTAAAGAGAAATTCCCTGTTCGCGGCGGCCCAATACTTATTAGATATGCTGATGACTTCTTAGTCTTTCATAAAGATCTCGCGGTTATAAATCATTGTAAGGCAGCTATAGAATTATGGCTTGCAGATATTGATTTAAACCTGAAAGAGGAAAAGACGAGAATTGCACACACCTTACTACAGGATGAACATGGCAACCGGGGATTCGACTTTTTAGGTATGCACATTGGCCAATACAATGTTGGCAAAACGCATACAGGAAAAAGCAACTATGGGAAGCCTCTCGGCTTCAAAACTTTTATTAGGCCATCGAAAAAGTCTCAAAAGAAACAACATAAAGCCATACAAAACATTGTACGTCGTAATCGTACAATCGAACAAGAACGCCTGATAGAACAACTTAATCCTGTCATAAGGGGATGGAGTAAATTTCATTCAACAGTTGTATCAAAGAGGGTGTTTAGTAATATGTCACATAAGTTGTTTCAATCTTTGAGGCGATGGGCGAATCGAAGACACCCGAATAAGACCCAAACTTGGGTAAACCGCAAGTACTGGCGATTGGAAACCGGTCGTTGGACATTTGCTGCTCGTAAAGGGAAGCCTCTTAGACTCTATAGTGAAACTCCAATCATTAGGCACGTCAAAGTTAAAGAGAACCGCTCACCATACGATGGTGACTGGTCTTATTGGGGAGCAAGGCTTGGTAGATACCCTACGTTATCAAACAGAAAAGCCATGCTTTTGAGGAAACAGAAAGGTCGATGTTCAATATGCAAATTACAGTTTACATTAGGCGATGATATGGATACCGACCATATTATTCCTTTGTATTTGGGAGGAAAAGATATATGGGCTAATGTGCAACTATTACATGCTCATTGTCATGTGACCAAAACGAGGAAAGACAGCTTGCTTCATATAAATGATTAACGGACGAGGAGCCGTGTGAAGGGAAACTTTCATGCACGGTTCTGAAGACCAGCCGTAAAGGCGACTTTACGGCTGAGTTTAATCCTTCGAAGAAGATACAGCGGAAAGCCCGGCACGGAGTGCTTGCCATTATCTAACTGATGCCCGGTTGTACACTTGACAAAGCGGAACAGCATTGCTTATATTTACAATATAAGCGGGGCTTTTATTGTATTTAAGGGCTATGGTGGATTAGTAAATTTTTTTTAAAAACTGTTCCGGATCAAACCGGGATTTAATGGTACGCCGGAAATGTTCCTGGCAATGGTAGAGAAGACGACTTTCGTTAAAGAAAATATAGGGTCTAATTGGAGATTCCAGTGCAACTGACTTAGAAGATGTGTAATTGGGCTGAATTAAAGATATAATAAGTGCTTAACCTTTAAAAGATTGACCTCTTTAAGTATCATGAAGATCATATTTTAACCGAATCGTTTTTCAGGTCAACTTTATGGAATCAAAGGCAAATTAAAACAAAAAGCACTACCTTTTCCAGGTTCACTTTTGACGTAAAAAGTCCCTTTATGTTTTTTTATGATCTCCGAAGCGATATATAAACCGAGTCCGACACCCTGATATTGTAAGGCTGTTTTACTGACCCGGTAAAAGCGCTGGAATAAATGCTCTATATCTTTCTTGTCGATTCCTATTCCAAAGTCCTCTACGCATACCGATATGTGGCCATTATCCATCGATGCATGAACTATTACCTGGTGAGCATCCGGTGAGTATTTAATGGCATTAGTCAGTAGGTTGATCAATACCTGTTCGATCCGGTATTGGTCTCCGCCGTAAAAAAGATCAACGGAGTTTTGAAGAATTATCTCATGCTGAATAGAAGCCAATTCAACATTAGCAATACTATTGGTTAAAGTTAAAGCATCTGCAAAATAGAATGCGGCGATATTCAGATCAATTTGTCCGGAATTGATCTTGGTGACATCCAACAGGTCCGCGATCAGTTTTTCAAGTCGTTTGATGCTGTTGCTCGCATTGGAAAGAAAAGGATAAATCTTATCCGTTTTGTCTGTTTTTTTCTCCAGTAACTGATGAATGGCTTTAATATTCGTCAATGGGGTTTTAAATTCATGACTTACCATGTTGAAAAATTCGTCTTTCTTAGCTTCGGCGACCGCTCTCCTGTCTTTTTCGAGTTTTTGAACCAGCAGTTCCCGGTTGGCGATAATAAGTTCAGCAGCACGTTTGCTTTTTTCTTCATCCTGATAGCCCAATTCTTTTAGCGCGATCAAGAGTTCAGCTGCGCGTTTTTCCTTTTCCTCGTCCTGGAAATCAAGTTCGATATTTGCAATGATGAGTTCCGCTGCACGTTTACCCTTTTCCTGATTTTGGAAAACCAATTCCTTATTGGCTATAATTAACTCATTCGCCCGCTTTTCTTTTTCTTCATTTTGAAAAAGTAATTCTTTGTTGGCTACAATTAGTTCTGCAGCGCGTTTTTCCTTTTCAATATTCTGAAAGATCAGTTCCTTATTGGCAAGTATAAGTTCCGCAGCACGTTTTTCCTTTTCCTGATTTTGAAAAATCAGTTCAGTATTAGCCAGGATTAGCTCGGCAGCGCGTTTTTCACGCTCCCGATTTTGAAAATCCAATTGGCTATAGGCGATAACCAACTCGGCAGCACGTTTTTCCTTTTCTCCATTTTGAAAAATGAGTTCGATATTGGCCAGGATGAGCTCAGCATCGCGCTTTTCACGCTCCCGGTTCTGTACATCCAGTTGGCTGTAGGCGATAACCAGCTCGGCTGTACGTTTTTCCTTTTCTGCGTTTTGGAAATGGAGCTCCTTATTAGCAAGAATTAGTTCGGAAGCACGATCCGCTTTTTCTCTGATCTGAAAATCCAGTTCTTTATTGGCAATAGTCAGTTCTGCCGAGCGCTTCTGTTTTTCCTCATTCTGAAAATCCAGCTCTATATTCGCAAGGATCAGTTCTGCTTCAAATCTGGCCTTATCCTGGTTGGCAATGATTAATTGCTCCGCAATGTTGTTTGTATCCATAATGGCCGCCGACGCAGCTAACGATTATTAACGGTAAATAAAAATGCGGATTGTTAATTTACATTTACGTCAATAATCGCTCCATAGAATTTTGCGATCGGTGTTTTCCGGGTTTTAAATGGCAATTTCCGGTCATGCGTGAAAATTCGATTTGGTTATATGGCTGTCTTATAGATAAATGACTGGCCAGCGGTCAGTAACTTTTTTTTTGTCTAAGGAGTAAGGATGCCGGAAATTTCACTCGGTTTTTCTAAGAGGGAGTACCCGTGTACTTTAAAAAGACCGTTAAAAATTTTAGGTATACTTTTTGAAATGTTTAACCGATAATTACTAAGTGCGAAAAATGGTTTCTATTTTTCAGGGATATAATGGAATGCACTGTTGTGTTATATTGTTTTTCTAAAATAGAGTTATGTTATCAGGAATATCAAGTCTTGCCACCCCAATACAATTATCCGCCATGCCATAGTATATATCAAACCTGTTTGGCGTTCCCAAATCGTCCCGCCTGTCAATTCCAGTAGGAAAAACTACGCTTTGAACAATTCCTACACGCTCTTCCAATAACTCCGGCTTTAATACAGGACTGGCCGAACGATAGCGAATTTTGTCAGGGTGATTCTCATCTAAGATCATAACCCCTGCTGAGTAAACCAGGTGATGCGGCTCATCGTTAACAGCAGGCATCTGGTGTACGCCGTGATAAACCATCAGCCAGCCATGCCTTGACATTACCGGTGGGGTTCCTGCGCCGATCTTGATCTTTTCCCAAGCTGCTTCGGGTAGCGCTAATGGGCTGTTTGATTCAAATTCCTGAAGATGTTCGGCCCGGCTGCCATTTAACATCAAATCACTATAGGATATCCAGATACATTCGTGGTGATCCCTGATCCTGCGGTCTTCGGGATCACACATGATGTCTTCCGGCGTAGTGCCGGGAAATAACGGGCGATGCAGCATTACCATGGAAGTATCGCCATGCGGACTCGTCATCGACCTGGGAAAAATGCAGGCATCTTTATTATATACGTCATTAAAGGTGATCAGCTTATAATCCGCAAAATCCGCGAGCCCTAAACGCTCCCAGTGAAGTAGATCTTTTGAAATAGCCAAAGCAATGCGCGGCCCCTTTGACGAGAAGGCAGTGTACGTCATGATGTATTGCTGTATCGGCTCAAAATAGGTAATCCTCGGGTCTTCACACCCGCCACCTTCCGGCCTTTTTTCATAATCGGCTTCTGGTTCCAATACGACTCCAAGACGCTTTACACCAACCGGTTCGCCTTTTTCATCGAATATTACTTTTGCTATGCCAATACGCGAATAATTACCTTTCGCCACCAGCCGTGGGAATAAATAGAGGTCTCCGTCAGGTCCGCGAATTGCAGCAGGATTCAATACACCTTCGACCTCCATCTCATTGCCAGGTTCAGGCCTCATGATTATCCCGATACGATGCATTTGAAGTTCATCCATGTGGTAATAGTTAGCTAATAAATCTTTTTGTGGGCTTTGATTTCAAACTCCTTTTTATGCATAAAGAATTCATTTTCATATTCCCAGTCTAATTCAATTTTCCATTTTCCATCCTCACAATGGTCAATCGGCACTTCGATCAGATTTGTTTCTTGGCTGTCAAATACCGAATGCTGGCTTTTAGGGGTATCTTTAGATAATAGCGTTAGATGAACATTCCCTTTAACAGGGTGACAAAAATTAAATCGCAGGAATTTCATAAGATGGGTATCGGCGAAGAATAAAGTTCAATTCTATACTTTAAAAGTCCGGCTGCAACACTTAAAATGCAGCCGGGCAAATGTATTGATAAGGAAAACTTATTCCGTTGTTTTACCATCAAATTTAGCTTCATGCTGTTCCGCATCTTTTTTTGTGGCACGTATGATGCCGTCCTTGTGCTGCGGTATGGCGTAAATTGTATAAAGTTTCAGGTCCTTGTGCGCATCGGTATTAATAACATTGTGTTTAGATCCGGCAGGTACTATAATAACGTCGCCATCCTTTACGATATAGGTGGTTGAATTAATGATGCATATCCCACTGCCTCCTTCAAACCGAAAGAACTGATCGCTTTTGGCGTGTGTTTCCGAGCCGATTTCCTCGCCAGGCTTCAGGCTCATCAGCACTAGCTGAAGGTGTTTGGCGGTATAAAGTACCTTTCTGAAGTTCTTGTTTTCGGTAGCATCCTTTTGGATGTCTGTTTTAAATCCTTTCATCTGCGTTTTTTGGGTTTGTTTAGCCTTCTGGATAGTGTCTGTAACCAGCATTGGCCCGGACGGTCGGCCGGCGGCTCTTAAACCATTGGCAAATACTAATGTTGCTGTTAAGAGCGCAATTGGAAACAATATTTTTTTCATAGTAAATCTTTTTTATAAAAGTGACCTTAATAAAGAGTTAAAGAAGTGACAGCCATCATTATAAACAATGATGCTGTAGCGTCAATCAAATTGAATGAGAGACAGTTAAGATTTTAAAGGGAAATAGATAAGGCAAGCAACCCTTTGCCTTCTGGCCGCCGAAGGATTTACCATTTCAAATTAAAGAAACTTGCTCTTGTGTCCTGTTTGATTTTTTTAGTACCGGATACATGATGAACCTATGACGGTTGACGATTTCAATATCAAAACAAACGGTTATACTATCCAAAATGTCCCTTCACATAATTCTTTGTCAGTTCATTAGCGGGTTTATCAAAGATCTGTTTCGTATCGCCTGACTCAATTATCTCGCCCAGGTACATAAAAACAGTTTGGTCAGCTATCCGCTGTGCCTGCTGCATATTGTGCGTCACAATTACGATGGTATAATCTTTTTTAAGCCTCAATATGAGCTCTTCTATCTTTGCCGTGCTGATCGGGTCTAAAGCCGAGCAGGGTTCATCCATCAAGATCACCTCAGGGCGCAGGGCAACGGCCCGGGCTATACACAAGCGCTGCTGCTGACCGCCGGATAACCTCGTTGCCGGTTTTTGTAAGTCATCTTTAACCTCATCCCATATATAACTTTCCTTCAATGCATTTTCAATGATACCGGGGCGCTGGTCTTTAGGGATATTATTGATCTTTAAACCGTAGTTGATGTTTTCATAAATACTCTTTGGGAAGGGATTAGCCTGCTGAAAAACCATCCCAACACGCCGCCGGACTTCGGTGGCAGAAAGTTTCCCTTTATACAGGTTCTGGTCTTCGAGTAAAAACTCACCTTCGATCCTTACCTCGGCTGAAAGATCATGCATCCTGTTAAAGCATCTAAGCAGGGTACTTTTGCCGCAACCAGAAGGGCCGATGAGGGCTGTGATCTTATTTTGAGGAAAAGCTACGGTTACGTTTTTTAAAACCTGCTTGTTGCCAAACCACAGGTTTGCGTTTGTTGCCGATAGTTTGACGCGCTCTTTATTCATGTTTACTATGCTGATAACGTATATAAAAAGCCGAAAGGTTTAAAAAGAATACCACAATGATCAATACCAATGCCGTGCCGTAAGCTAAGGGCCTTACTTGTTCAATAGCCTGGTGTTGGGTAGATAACATATACAAATGGTACGGCAGCGCCATAAAT includes:
- the ltrA gene encoding group II intron reverse transcriptase/maturase, with the protein product MNTAIRPMYEWNTINWTKVQRNVFKLQKRIYQASMRGDIISMRKLQKLLLKSNAAKLLAVRKVTQDNQGKKTAGVDGVRKLTPVQRMKLSNQDLLEAKVKPTRRIWIPKPNSDEKRPLGIPVMKDRAAQALVKLALESEWEARFEPNSYGFRPGRSVHDAIEAIFLSIKSKPKYVLDADIEKCFDKISHEKLLTKLNTIPSLRRLIRAWLKAGVLEDDVFNQTEQGTPQGGVISPLLANIALHGMEQIVKEKFPVRGGPILIRYADDFLVFHKDLAVINHCKAAIELWLADIDLNLKEEKTRIAHTLLQDEHGNRGFDFLGMHIGQYNVGKTHTGKSNYGKPLGFKTFIRPSKKSQKKQHKAIQNIVRRNRTIEQERLIEQLNPVIRGWSKFHSTVVSKRVFSNMSHKLFQSLRRWANRRHPNKTQTWVNRKYWRLETGRWTFAARKGKPLRLYSETPIIRHVKVKENRSPYDGDWSYWGARLGRYPTLSNRKAMLLRKQKGRCSICKLQFTLGDDMDTDHIIPLYLGGKDIWANVQLLHAHCHVTKTRKDSLLHIND
- a CDS encoding sensor histidine kinase encodes the protein MDTNNIAEQLIIANQDKARFEAELILANIELDFQNEEKQKRSAELTIANKELDFQIREKADRASELILANKELHFQNAEKEKRTAELVIAYSQLDVQNREREKRDAELILANIELIFQNGEKEKRAAELVIAYSQLDFQNREREKRAAELILANTELIFQNQEKEKRAAELILANKELIFQNIEKEKRAAELIVANKELLFQNEEKEKRANELIIANKELVFQNQEKGKRAAELIIANIELDFQDEEKEKRAAELLIALKELGYQDEEKSKRAAELIIANRELLVQKLEKDRRAVAEAKKDEFFNMVSHEFKTPLTNIKAIHQLLEKKTDKTDKIYPFLSNASNSIKRLEKLIADLLDVTKINSGQIDLNIAAFYFADALTLTNSIANVELASIQHEIILQNSVDLFYGGDQYRIEQVLINLLTNAIKYSPDAHQVIVHASMDNGHISVCVEDFGIGIDKKDIEHLFQRFYRVSKTALQYQGVGLGLYIASEIIKKHKGTFYVKSEPGKGSAFCFNLPLIP
- a CDS encoding glycoside hydrolase family 130 protein; protein product: MDELQMHRIGIIMRPEPGNEMEVEGVLNPAAIRGPDGDLYLFPRLVAKGNYSRIGIAKVIFDEKGEPVGVKRLGVVLEPEADYEKRPEGGGCEDPRITYFEPIQQYIMTYTAFSSKGPRIALAISKDLLHWERLGLADFADYKLITFNDVYNKDACIFPRSMTSPHGDTSMVMLHRPLFPGTTPEDIMCDPEDRRIRDHHECIWISYSDLMLNGSRAEHLQEFESNSPLALPEAAWEKIKIGAGTPPVMSRHGWLMVYHGVHQMPAVNDEPHHLVYSAGVMILDENHPDKIRYRSASPVLKPELLEERVGIVQSVVFPTGIDRRDDLGTPNRFDIYYGMADNCIGVARLDIPDNITLF
- the pstB gene encoding phosphate ABC transporter ATP-binding protein PstB, which gives rise to MNKERVKLSATNANLWFGNKQVLKNVTVAFPQNKITALIGPSGCGKSTLLRCFNRMHDLSAEVRIEGEFLLEDQNLYKGKLSATEVRRRVGMVFQQANPFPKSIYENINYGLKINNIPKDQRPGIIENALKESYIWDEVKDDLQKPATRLSGGQQQRLCIARAVALRPEVILMDEPCSALDPISTAKIEELILRLKKDYTIVIVTHNMQQAQRIADQTVFMYLGEIIESGDTKQIFDKPANELTKNYVKGHFG
- a CDS encoding cupin domain-containing protein → MKKILFPIALLTATLVFANGLRAAGRPSGPMLVTDTIQKAKQTQKTQMKGFKTDIQKDATENKNFRKVLYTAKHLQLVLMSLKPGEEIGSETHAKSDQFFRFEGGSGICIINSTTYIVKDGDVIIVPAGSKHNVINTDAHKDLKLYTIYAIPQHKDGIIRATKKDAEQHEAKFDGKTTE